TCTTTTCTGTCATCTGCACGATAAACTTCTACACCTGCCCAGCTTGTCCCACCAACTCCTCCCACATCAATGGAAGAAACGCCTGCTTTTTTGAGGAGTAACGCATCCTCATGAGAAATGCCTGAACCAGTCTCTTTAACAATGATAGGTATATTTAGAGAACATATCTCTGATATAGCATCAAGAACTCCTGATGCATCAATATCTCCTTCTGGCTGAATAGCTTCCTGCAGAAAGTTTAAATGGATAGCAAAAGCATCTGCATCGATCATTTCTACCATTTTTTCAATGCCTTGAATACCATATTCTTTTATCTGAGCGGCACCGATGTTTCCATATACAAAAGCATTTGGCGCCTTCTCACGAACTACACTGAACGAATATTCCTGTTCAGGATCTTCAATAGCTGCTCTCTGACTTCCAACGCCTATTCCAATTCCAGTTTCCTCGACAGCTTCTGCAAGAGCTGAATTAATAGCAATAGTATCAGGATGTCCCCCTGTAATAGAAGCAATCATAAAAGGTGCATTTAATCGTTTTCCAAGAAAATCTGTAGATAGATCAATATCATCAATGCTCATTTCAGGAAGTGCACGATGTACCAATATAACATCATCAAATCCAGATGTAGCTTTCTTTGATTCTACCGGCCGATTTGCACAGAATTTAAGGTGTTCTATTTTTCTCTGGGATGTACTCATTATAAAACCTGTTTACAATCTATAATATCTATTTTTTTATTGCAGTTCCTATGTTATGTCCACTTAAAAAATACGAAATGTTATTTGGTTTTTTCGCATTGAAAATGTAGGAAGTGGCACCGGTTATTTCACAAAGCTGAAGTAGTTCATTAACTTTTCCAAGCATACCACCGGTGACATCAGTATTTTTGGATACGCCTAGAAATTTTTCTATTTCTTTAAAATTGGAACTGGTGATTTTGGTAAGAGTTTTTCCTTTATTGTCCATAACCCCATCTTCAATACTTCCAATTCCAACCCGGGAAGCTTTCAGTTTATTTGCAAGATACGAAACAATTTGATCCCCGGAAATAACAGAAAAAGTATTTGTTATGTCCATTACCACATCACCATGTATCACCGGGACTAAACCGTTCTCCAGCATGATATGGATATTGGATAAAAACATGTCAGAAATTCGTCCATCATTTGAGACTGTGTTATTTAACGGATGGACAGAAACTGCATCGATTCCAGCTTTTTGAAGTGAGCTTACCATAATCTCATTTAACGATTTTACAGAACTATGTGTTATAATTGCACCTTTTGGGTCTGGAATATTGTCCAGATCATATTTTTTTGCAAGGGGGTGACCATAGGAGCCGGCACCATGGACAATTATAAGATCATTGCTATATCCAGATATTTCCTGACATATACGTTCGATTTCTTCGATTTGAACCTTCCCAATATCAGAACTCTTATCAGTAATTACACTTCCACCTATTTTCAGAATTGTAATGTTTTTATGTTGACTCATGAGAATGACTCCACAAAGATTCCCCTTTCAGTAGTTTGGGTAATTATTGGGTCTCCTCCTCTGGAGTGTATTGCATATGATATGTCAGGCAGGATGGAACTATCTGCAATTGCAATCATACATCCGCCACCACCGGCACCTGTGATCTTGGCACCGTATGCACCATTGTTTCTGGCAGCATGTACAAGAGATGAGAGTTCATCACAATTTATTCCAATTGCATCAAGAAGTCCCTGATTTATATTCATGAGGTCCCCAACAGATGCATAATCCTTTTTGATTATCAGTTCTTCACCCGTCTTAGCGATCTTACCAATTATAGAAAATATAGGAGACAGAATATCTGAATACTTTGAATGAAGTTCAGAAACACCAGCTACCAGTTCTTTTGTAGAAGAACATTTTTTTGTATTTCCAATAATGATTCCACACTCAATCGCTGGCAGTTTCTTATGGCTGGATATTCGTACAACACCACCGTGTGCACTAACGTAGGTATCTGTTGCACTTGCTGCATTCTGCACTTTCTTTTCAATACTATGGCCAATTTTTGCAATCTGCTCATGATTCAGTTCACATCCAAACAAACTATTAAGAGCTCCCAGTGTTGCAACTGTTACTGCAGCAGATGATCCCAGACCAGAACCCGGCGGAATGTCTGAATCTACCTCAATTTCCACACCTCTAAATGGAACGATTTCCCTTATCGACTCTATAGCCCCTGAAACATAGGGATGTATTTCAAAGTCCAGAGATGTGGTTCCAAGTGCTGATTTAATCTGGATGTCCTCACTGGGATTTGCGCAAACCCTTGCCCTAAGATCAATTGCACAGCATATCGCATCTTCGCCATATACAACAGCATGTTCGCCGAACAGGTATATTTTTCCAGGTGCTGAACAAATAACCATTTCTATTACCATCAGTCATAAATATTTATGCCATTTTACTCTACAGTTATTGCTCCATAGCCCACAACAGAACTCATATCTCCAATAACGTCTCCACTGGTTGAATATGTTAAAAGTTTTGCTTTTGTGGCATCAAGTAGCTTTGCTGCAGTGATCATAGCAGCAATTGGTCCAAAGCCACATGCTGAAGCGTTTTTTTCCATTATTCGCCTGTAGATTTCGGAAACATCCATTTTTTCTATAGCTTCAATAATATATTGATCCGTATCATATGCAATATCCGCACTCTGGTAGTGGGTAAAATCGCTTGAGGCAATTATAACTACTTTTTTTCCAGCATCTTTGACTGCACGAACAATTTCATGTCCAACTTCAGATGCGGTTTCTTCATCCTGAAGACCCATGCATATTGGAAGAATTTCAAAATCATGATCAAGTGTATACTGTAAGAAAGGTAGCTGGACCTCAATGGAATGTTCAAACCTGTGTGCAAGTTCATCTACATCAATGATGCTTCCTGCAAGAGCTTTTATAAGGTCTCCATCTGTTCTGATTTCACCAAGAGGTGTTGACCAGGTATCAGCTGAAGCTGAGATGGGTGATCCATACCCAGTATGGTTTGGTCCAATAATTATATAGGTATCTGCACTGGGAATCCTTGCATATACATGGGCTGCAACATGACCTGAAAAGCTGTATCCTGCATGAGGTGCCACTGCTCCTATTAGATCATGAGAAGAGACCTCAATGCCCTTAAAGCATTTTCGGATCTCTTTTTTAAGTTCTTTCGGATTAGATGGATAAAATTGACCTGCGACAACTGGTTCTCTCATGAGATTCTTACCCCCTGTTAATTCTGATAGAGACCTTATACAGATATTTTCAATTCAGCTTCAAAATCTTCCAGATCGTAATTGAACGGAATGTCATTGTTTTTTGCAATCTCTTTTGCCAGAAGCCAGTAAACAAGTGAAAGTGCTTTTCTTCCCTTGTTGTTGGTTGGAATTATAAGATCAACATTGGATGTCATGTTGTTCGTATCGCATAGTGCAACTACAGGAACACCTACCTTAACAGCTTCTTTGATAACCTGAGCATCACCTGCCGGATCAGTCACAACAACTACATCAGGTTCAAAAAACCCTCTCAGTTCAGGGTTTGTGAGTGTTCCTGGAATAAAGCGACCAACCATTGCCTTTGCTCCAATTGCTTTTGCAAATTTCTTTGCAGGATATTGACCATATTGTCTTGCAGAAGCAACCAGTATTCTTGAAGGATCATATTTAGAGAGAAAACTGGCAGCCATTCTTATACGTTCATCTGTAGACTGTATATCCAGCACATACAATCCATCTGTGCGTACACGATAAACAAAGTTCATCATGTCCTGGGTTTTCTGCTGAGTACCAATATGAACACCAGATGCCAGATATTCATCAATTGGAATCAGAGATAATGACTCTTTAGCTTCTTTATCAGAACTGGAATCCATTTCCTGTTCTGTGGACATTTCACCTGAAGATGGTACATTTTCAGTAGCCTCTGCAATGGTCTCTTCTACAATTGTATTTTCAGTCTCTTCTGTTGCTTCCTGAGATGTAGTATCAGCAACTTTCTTATCGATGTTATTGTCAGTTTCCATATAATCACCTCATGTTAATAAAATATTTTTTATCTCTCTTTACAGTAATAGGAATCACTCCCTGTTCGAGTTCTTCCATTGCCAGATATAAGGGATCAATACCGGAATCATTGATTAAAACCGGTGCTCCCATCGCGATCTGTAAAGACCTTGCACCAATAATTCTCGCTCTTTCATATTTGGTAAAACCCTTCGTATTCAATAAATCACCCTGTGCAGAACTCCTTACAATCAAAATTTGTAAAAATGTAATAGTTGCTACTTCAGTAAATAAGTTGCAAAATTGTTACTATATAGTAGTTTCAGTAAATCTGGTAATTAAGTTAGTTTATCCGGAGTCCCTCCGAATGTGGTCATATTACTATCCATCCTTAATATTCATTAAGATACAGAGGGAGTGGGACCGCTGAGATTTGAACTCAGGTACCGGCGTAATTCGCATGAAAATATGAATGATTCATGTCCCGAACGCCGAAGGATGGTCCAGTCTACCCTACGGTCCCTTTTACTGGTATGGGGCAAGTGTATCTACCAGCTCAACATGAGATAAGAGCATTCTCCTGCAGCAATAGCGTACAACTCCAAGATCATCCATTACAGCAGAAGGATCTTCTCCTAGAGAAACACGCTGCTTGTATTCATCCCATTTACTGGCAACTACACTGCCACAACTGAAGCATCTTACCGGAATCATGTTTCAATACCCTCTCTGGCTCACCTGTATGACTTCTGATATTTTGCTCTTGCACCAGGTCCACCAAATTTCTTGGTTTCTTTCTGTCTGGAATCGTTAACCAGCAGATTACGATCATATTCTACAAAAATATCACGTATCTTTGTATCGTTAGTCCATTCAACAATACCTCTTGAAATAGCAGTCCTGATAGCATTTGCCTGCCCTATGATTCCTCCGCCTCTTACATCAACTTCAATATCAATATCTGATATTGCATCTCCTGCAAGAATAAGGGGTTCCATGATCTTGAGCTTTGCATATTCTGGCTGGTATATCTCTATAGGTATTTTGTTTATCCTAGCCTTTCCTGATCCTTTAGTCACAGTTGCACGTGCGATAGCTGTTTTGTTTTTTCCAGATGAAGTGATAACTTTAGTAGCCATTTACAGCACTCCTTAAAATTCTGCTCCCAGGCGCTTACTGACGTCTCCCAGCATTACATATTTGTTCGAACTCAAGCGATTGATGTTTGCTTCTTCAAGAGTAATTAACTCAGCATCCTTAAGTTCAACGGGAACACCAATATATACTTTAAGCCTTGATAGTGAATCTCTTCCTCGTTCCCTTTTATATGGAAGCATTCCACGAATAGTCCTTTTCAGAATTCTGTCAGGCCTTTTAGGGAAATAAGGACCAAATTCACGTGTTCCGATTTCCTGAATTGTTCTATAATCTTCAAATGTTTTCACTTTAGACCCGGAAATCACTGCTTTCTCTGCATTTACAATTTTTATTTCTTCCCCATCCAGCAATCTTTTAGCAACAATGCTTGCAAGCCTTCCCATAATGAGTCTATTTGCATCAATAACTGTCATTTAAAACACCTACTTTAAAATTTTAACTCCAGACCCACTTGGATTTTCGTTAAGCATAGATTCAATCGATATGCACTTACCACCAGCGCTGAGAATTTTTTTCTGAGCAGTTTCGCTAAAACCAAGTGCAGCAACTGTTACGGAATGTTTAAGATCTCCGGAGCCAAGCACTTTACCTGGCACAAGCAGCAATTCATTTTCATCAGAGTGCCTGTTGATCTTGCTGAGATTTACCTGAGCATAACTTCTTCTGGGCTTCTCAAGCCTCTTTGCTATATCTTTCCAGATAGCGGCATTTTCACTTCGTGACTTCTCCTTCAATGAAGAGATCAATTCCGGTATATAGGGATTTGTTTTTCTTGCTATTTTTGTTTTAGATATTTTACCCATGATGTTCCTCCGCAAGGATATTTATTCTTACTCACGCATTTGATGCGTTTGAACAGTGGGTTTGTTCGTAAGAATGTAATTTATTTAAGCTGATGGATGAATAACACTCCTAGTACATAAATATTATGCGAGTATTGAAAATTTACCGTGAATTGATTATCTTATCATATAATCTGTCATAGATGTCATCAACATTACAATCCATCTCACGTGCTACCATAAGGGCCAGTATTTCAATATTCAGCATTTCGGAAAACATTTCCTGCTTTTGATTTATCCTGGAAACTACTTCTTTTTTATTGATATCATTCCTTGAGATGATACGATTTATTATCAAATCCAGTATGCCAGGATTTTGGTCCAGCATATTTGCTATGCCTGAAGGTTTAAATCCATGATCAACTTCCATATCCTTAATATCAAAGAAAGGCTTTACCACTTCATTTTCAGCTTTTAAAATTCCAGAGTCTATAGCCAATTTTCTGATTCTGGAAGCTTCTCCAGGAGACATCCATTTAAAGTCCAGTGAAAGTATAAACTCAAACTCCTTAGCAGACAGTTCTTCTTTTTTCTTTTTCTTAAAAGGAGCAGCAACAACAGTCATTAAATCGTTCATTTTATATCCCGCGTCTGAGTTCATCAATTATAGTATCTGCCACTCTGTGGCAATCAGTACGTTTAATTCCCGAAACATGATTGATCAGAATGGTTAACACATCACCTTCCTGACTGACCCTTACCAGATATGCATCTCCCCTAAAAGATATCCTATCATATTTTTCATCCAGATAACTATACTTCAAAGCTATCCTGAAGTCAATTGTTCCTTCAGGTTCAATAGTATCAATTATCTGATCTGCGTTTTCACGGCTGAGAGGCTCAAAGTCAATACCATTTACCACAATTCCCACTTCAATTTCCCTTTTTGCATTTATCATGTGGCCATTCTTTACCGGTGATTCAGTAACAAACTCCCCGGATTTACCATCCATATTTGCAAGTATTTTAGCAAAATAAGGAAGGTTACGCTGGTACCTGTATTTTCTTTCAAAGTGCGCTTCTTGATGTGGGAACATGTGATAAATACGTTTTCGCATCATCTGTAAACCTTTAATTGTACTATTTGTTTGATATTTGAAAATTCTGACAGTGAATATAATTAATGGGTGAATACTGCCTGAGATGATATGAGACAGATCCACCTAGAAACCTTATCAATAACATTGGCATTACTGAATATCTGATTACCTTATCAGCTTTCACTTAGTGCCTGACAGTTATTTAGATTTTAGAGTTTGATCAGATTTGCATCAATTATTCCTTCTATACTTCTTATTTCATCCAATATTGGTTCAGGTACTTCGGAATCAACATTCAGGGCCATAATAGTCACTTCTCCGATACCAACTCTTCCTACCTGCATTCCGGAAATGTTGATATTATTTCTGCCAAGCACAAGGCAGCATGGACCTATTACGTTTGGTCGGTTAATGTGGTTTGATACGATCATGTATCCCCGGGGCACTATATCCACCCTGTAATTATCAATATTTACAATTTTTGCTTCATTGCCCACAACTGCTCCAGTTATTGATCTTGTTTCCCCATCCTTAACCATCCTGATTGTGATTGTTGAGCTGTACTCTTCAGATTTGTCAGACTTACTCTCAATAACCTCTATCTTTCGTGCTTTTGCTACTTTATGGGCATTAACATAATTAATTCCGGACCCTAAGACAGTTTCAAGTAGTCCTTTTAAAGCGGCTGTTGTTACCGGCCTTATATCTTTTTCAGATATTTCACCATTATATGCAACTTCGACCTTTCTGTGTTTACCACCTACAAGCTGTCCAAGAACACTTCCCATGGTTTCTCCAAGGTCTATATAGGGCTGCAGAACGGACATCATTTCAGGTTTGATTGCAGGAATATTGATAGTATTTTTTGCAAATCCACCTTTCAGTACAGAAATAACTTCTTCTGCAATTGATATTGCAACATTTATCTGTGCTTCTTCTGTTGATGCACCCAAATGAGGAGTTACGATAACATTCTCAAATTCAAGTAGAGGATTATCAAAAGGTGGTTCATTGACAAAGACATCCAGAGCAGCACCTGCAACTTTTCCACTTTTAAGTGAATCTATGAGAGCTGCTTCATTGATTATGCCACCACGAGCACAGTTTATTACTCTTACACCATTTTTCATCAGGCCGAACTCTTCGTAGTCAATTATATTTCTTGTTTCTTTGGTAAGGGGAGTATGTACTGTTATAAAATCTGCTTTTTTCATTATCTCATGAACAGAAGATAGCTCAACGCCCAGCTCATTTGCCCTTTCTTCAGAAATATAGGGATCATAGGCAACCACACGCATTTCAAGTCCCTGAGCACGAATCGCAACTTCAGTTCCAATTCTTCCAAGGCCAATGACACCAAGGATCTTTCCATTGACCTCCACACCCATAAATTTTTTGCGTTCCCATTTTTTAGATTTCAAAGACATGTTTGCCTGGGGAATATTCCTGGAAAGAGACATGATCATTGCGATAGTATGTTCTGCAGCTGAAATCATATTTCCTTCAGGTGCATTCACTACAATAATTCCTTTTTCAGTAGCTGCATCAACATTTATATTATCCACACCAACCCCAGCTCTACCAATTATTTTCAGGTTATCTGCTGAATCAATTATTTTTTTAGTGACGTTTGTACCACTTCGAATGACCAGTGCACTATAGTCTCCAATTTTTTGTGCCAGTTCATCTTCTGAGAGTCCAGTAGCTATATCGACTTCAAAGCTTTCTTTCAGTTTTTCAATACCCTCTTCAGACAGGGGGTCACTTACCAATATCTTCATTATTAATCTCCATCTCCTGATAATAGCTATAATAACCAATGGTTTCTATAATTAGTCTTAAATTCTGGAATAGCATTTAATAGTTTTCATCAAAATTACACAAAAATAATTATATTTCCAGTTGATATCTAAACAGGATCTAACTGGTGCTCACAATTGTGAATAAATAATAATTCCTGCTTATTAACAAAATAAACAAAGCTTAGAAAAATGCCTTCTATTGTTTTAAAAATTAAAAAAGATATATCTGGAAATAATTCCAGATACAATTAATGACTTGATTCACTCAGTATTTGTGACCTTTTGCAACTTCAACCATTGCCTGGAGGTTCTCGGTTGGGGTCTTGCTTACAATACCACAGCCAGGTGCGAGCAGATCAATACCTGCATCAATAATGTTCTGGCAGACTGTACGGACCTCATCAGGGGTCTTGTTCCACAGTGTGTTTACAGGATCAACATTTCCAATTAATACTGCATTCTCAACCTTGGATTTTGCAGTTGCTACATCTACTTTCTGATCAATACTGATTGCATTGAATCCTGAAGCATCCATCAATGGAAGTCCGTTGGTTGTGTTTCCACAGATGTGAAGTGTGATAGTAACTCCCATTTCCTGCATTGCATCAACAATCTTTGCATGATATGGAACAACAAATTTTTCATAGAACTGTGCACCAATGAGTTCATAGCTTGCAGTTGGATCGATCAATACCATTGTGTCGGCACCATTTTCAACCATCTTCTTTGCGTATGCTATGTTGAACTCTGTTGTGAATTCAAGTAGTTTTAGACCAAACTCTTCATCGGTAAAGATTTTGGTAAACCATTCATCACCATTCAGATGCTGTGCAAGGGAGAATGGACCAATCATACTTCCCATCACAGGAAGCTCATCACCATATTTGTCAGCCAGTATCTTGATCGCGTCGCATACTACTCCTATTCTACCTTTGTCAAGGGAATAGCCTTTGAGGTTCTCAATATCTTCAGCTGTTTTTATCACATGTCCAACAACAGATGGTTGCTGTTCTTTTGTACTTGGTTTAATTTCACATCCGAAAAACTCTGCTTCTGCAGTAATGTCAAAAGGAACACGAACTGCTTCAAATCCTATAACAGTATGTCCTGCTTCTGCCAGCTTTGCCATCTTTTCAGCATCTTCGTGTGCCTCAGGCCAGAAAGCATCCACAGCTTCCATCTGTTCAACAGTTCCGGTCTGGGTTGGACAGATCGCCGGCATTCTGTCTACGGATTCACCATTCAATACGCGTGCTAATCTCTCTTTAGGTGTGTATTCAGCCATTAAAGTCAACTCCTCTAGTCGTTTATCAAGTAGTAGTGCTTAAAAGTATTTTCGCATATATATAGCTTTTTATCTTGTTGTAGAACCTATATTTGATCTTTTCGAAGTAAATATTGGAAATTGAATATTCGATTATAGAAGCCTGAAATTGAATAATGGGCACATTAACTGACAGATAATTTTATCAGCAACTTAGATTTGATCAATCATATGAATTTTAAGCTTGTTTTTAATTGAATCATTGAATACATTTTATGTTCTGGAATCGTTTATTATACAAAAAAACCAATTAACTAGTATATATAAATTTCTTAGCAGTAATATTCTTAGCGATAATATTTTTGATGAGCTGTTGATTATCTAGCACAAAGAAATTTCAGGAGAAAGATAGGAATGTACGGAATTGCATTGGATCTTGGAACAAGTGGATTCCGAATGCAACTTTTAGATCTCGAAAGCGGAAAAACAAAAAAAACCGTAATTACGATGAAACACCCTCTTCCAGGAGGGAATGTAACTGATCATCTTGATTTTGCGATCCATGTTGGAAGCGATATTTCAAACAAAATAATAGTAAATACCCTTCTTAAAATGATGAACAGGCTGAATGTATCTCCAGAAAAAATACAAAAGATAGTAGTCTGTGGAAATCCGATCCAGTTATCCTTATTTCAGGATATAGAAATCAGAGATCTTGCCTATGCAGGCCGAAATATGCAAAAAAGGCTCGGTATTGAAAATGTAGACCGAAGCGGCAGAATATATTCAGGTACTGAGCTACTTGGAAGTGAATCCGGCCTTGACAATTGCGAAGTAATAGTATTACCATCAATAAAACACGAGATTGGTGCAGATGCCCTTGCCATGATGATCAAGACCGATTTCATGAATCAGCAGGAAATTTCACTTGTAACTGATTATGGAACCAATGCGGAAATGGCCTTAAAGATTGGAGATCGCATCATAACAGGCAGTGCTGCTGCAGGGCCTGCAATTGAAGGCCAGGGTATAGACTGTGGGATGCTGGCAAGTCCGGGTGCGATATCCAATGTGAATGAGGAGGATGGTGTATGGAGACTCACTGTGCTCAACGAGCGCATGGAAGAGAAAAAAGGATACCTGATAGATCCTGTAACAGGTGAGATCAGAGATGAAGGAGAAGTAAAGCCTAAAGGAATCACCGGAACCGGTGTCATTGCTGCGATCTCACTGGCAGTGAATACAGGAATTATAAAAAAATTACCTCACCTACCCAATGGAAAGCTGATACTTGGAGAAGATATTGTTCTAAGGGATAAGGATATTGAGGAAGCAGGTAAGGCAATAGGTGCAATAAGAGCTGCTCACCTTACATTGCTTGTGGAATCCGGAGTCAAATATGAGGATCTCAAGAACATGTATATGTCCGGTGCTTCAGGTACATATGTGGATGCAGATAAAGCCCGCAAAATAGGGCTTGTTCCAAATTTTTCGAAAAAGATAGTTCAGTTTGGAAATACTTCAATAGCACTTGCAAAGGATGTCTTACTTGGCACCTACGATCTAAATGAGATTATTGAGCTAGCAGAAAAGATAAAGGCAGATCATCTCATGATGGCCCTGAGTGAAACTTTCAAGAACATCTATTCATGCGAACTTGCATACTGGACAGAAGGTATGTCCGAAGAGATGTATAATAGCTTCTTTGAAATGTATGGTTTACCCAGCCTACCGGTTCCTATAGAAATTCCAGTGATTGAAAGAAGGGTAAAAAAAGATATTCAGGATGCAGGTTCAAACGGCATTGTCATAATGGATGATCTTGACATAATAATCGAAGAAGAAGCTATTGGGTGCATAAGGTGTCAGACGTGCAAATCTAATTGCCCAGAAAATGCCATAAGCAATGTTGACAAGAACGGAACTCTTTATACATGCTATATAGCTCATCGCTGTCTTGGAACAAGCTGCAAAAGGTGTGTCCGATCCTGCCCTGTTAAAGCTATTACTTACCGTAATATAAAAACCACAGGTATTCCTGCTGGAAAATTGATAGAGATCTGAAAATAACAGTATCTCTATAATCTTTTTTTCTTGACCATCTTATGATAGGATCCACAACTTTCTGTTCAAAAATGAGCATTTGTTTAAGTGAAAATCATATCTGAAACCGGCTCTGAGCGTAATATAATAATATCCTGCAGAACTTCTTCAATTATTTCTGCGTCTTCTATATTATCACCCATATCCAGTCATGTTAAACATAGATTTTTTTTCGTTTTGAGTGCTCTAAAATATATCTATTCCTTACTAATCCAGTTTTACCTATTTACAATTTATCAAAGATACTTAAAAAGTATAATCTAATATAGATATATATTA
Above is a genomic segment from Methanosalsum zhilinae DSM 4017 containing:
- the mtbA gene encoding methylcobamide:CoM methyltransferase MtbA, with amino-acid sequence MAEYTPKERLARVLNGESVDRMPAICPTQTGTVEQMEAVDAFWPEAHEDAEKMAKLAEAGHTVIGFEAVRVPFDITAEAEFFGCEIKPSTKEQQPSVVGHVIKTAEDIENLKGYSLDKGRIGVVCDAIKILADKYGDELPVMGSMIGPFSLAQHLNGDEWFTKIFTDEEFGLKLLEFTTEFNIAYAKKMVENGADTMVLIDPTASYELIGAQFYEKFVVPYHAKIVDAMQEMGVTITLHICGNTTNGLPLMDASGFNAISIDQKVDVATAKSKVENAVLIGNVDPVNTLWNKTPDEVRTVCQNIIDAGIDLLAPGCGIVSKTPTENLQAMVEVAKGHKY
- a CDS encoding methylamine methyltransferase corrinoid protein reductive activase, which codes for MYGIALDLGTSGFRMQLLDLESGKTKKTVITMKHPLPGGNVTDHLDFAIHVGSDISNKIIVNTLLKMMNRLNVSPEKIQKIVVCGNPIQLSLFQDIEIRDLAYAGRNMQKRLGIENVDRSGRIYSGTELLGSESGLDNCEVIVLPSIKHEIGADALAMMIKTDFMNQQEISLVTDYGTNAEMALKIGDRIITGSAAAGPAIEGQGIDCGMLASPGAISNVNEEDGVWRLTVLNERMEEKKGYLIDPVTGEIRDEGEVKPKGITGTGVIAAISLAVNTGIIKKLPHLPNGKLILGEDIVLRDKDIEEAGKAIGAIRAAHLTLLVESGVKYEDLKNMYMSGASGTYVDADKARKIGLVPNFSKKIVQFGNTSIALAKDVLLGTYDLNEIIELAEKIKADHLMMALSETFKNIYSCELAYWTEGMSEEMYNSFFEMYGLPSLPVPIEIPVIERRVKKDIQDAGSNGIVIMDDLDIIIEEEAIGCIRCQTCKSNCPENAISNVDKNGTLYTCYIAHRCLGTSCKRCVRSCPVKAITYRNIKTTGIPAGKLIEI